In the Solanum pennellii chromosome 5, SPENNV200 genome, one interval contains:
- the LOC114077323 gene encoding uncharacterized protein LOC114077323 yields the protein MTFISWVMTKSELNKLCMDENDSMFNAEVRCKHGILLQMQTSWSNRNPGRRFWSCPHYEATNCNFFRWRDTERVDERSRFIIPKLVNRINELEKNYERVKMQLEQLDNSNIEQSKLEKIPLDEGESLRNRYENLNINSKEKVDNVKEMGELKDKKKMKGMKMKKTNKGCCFGKFLCCLVICFVVVFVSFLTQVGRYKDHMKLP from the exons ATGACTTTTATATCatg GGTTATGACAAAATCCGAGTTGAATAAGTTGTGTATGGATGAGAACGATTCAATGTTTAACGCGGAAGTACGATGCAAGCATGGAATCTTACTGCAAATGCAGACGTCTTGGTCAAATCGCAATCCCGGAAGACGATTTTGGTCTTGTCCTCACTATGAGGCCACAAACTGTAATTTCTTTAGATGGAGAGACACGGAGAGAGTTGATGAAAGATCTCGTTTTATTATTCCTAAATTGGTGAATAGGATTAACgagttagaaaaaaattatgagcgTGTGAAGATGCAACTGGAACAGCTTGATAATTCCAACATTGAACAGtcaaaactagagaaaattCCTTTGGATGAAGGTGAAAGTCTTCGAAATCGTTATGAAAAtctgaacatcaattcaaaggAGAAGGTTGACAACGTAAAAGAAATGGGTGAATTGAAAGacaagaagaagatgaaagggatgaaaatgaagaaaacaaataaaggCTGTTGTTTTGGCAAATTCCTTTGTTGTCTGGtgatttgttttgttgttgtatttgttaGTTTTCTAACTCAAGTTGGTAGGTATAAGGATCATATGAAATTGCCATAA
- the LOC107018471 gene encoding probable leucine-rich repeat receptor-like protein kinase At1g68400, translating into MATSLHYTFLSFFFLFTLLESTPNPDIAPLLAFKSASDETNSLYNWNSSTNPCSWTGVSCLNNRVSRLVLEGLNLKGSFQNLVFLKELRVLSLKYNNFSGSVPNLSNLTALKLLFLSHNELSGEFSESLTSLFKLYRLDLSYNKFSGEIPAKVNRLTHLLTLRLEGNGFSGEISGVNLPNLQEFNVSGNKLVGEIPVSLSRFPESAFLKNRVLCGSPLPNCTAEVPREPSPSTGAIASPVSPKTTVASSPSSLPVTSATLSPKNTHHSSGKMSSLAIIAIILGDVLVLCVVCIFLYCFFCIRKVSSQKNGSHILEGEKIVYSSSPYPNTGQTSGFERGKMVFFEGAKRFELEDLLRASAEMLGKGGFGTAYKAVLDDGNVVAVKRLKELNVCGKREFEQQMEVLGRLRHPNLVSLKAYYFARDEKLLVYEFMTNGNLFWLLHGNRGPGRTPLDWTTRLKIAAGAARGLAFIHNSCKSLKLTHGNIKSTNILIDKSGNARVSDFGLAIFATPSSVPKTNGYRAPEVALDGRKITQKSDIYSFGVLLLELLTGKCPSVVDNGSGLATSYGGVLDLPRWVQSVVREEWTAEVFDLELMRYKDIEEEMVGLLQIAMACTSTSPDQRPKINYVVKMIEELRGVEVSPSHDTATDSVSDSPAVSEDNTCGAASQ; encoded by the exons ATGGCTACTTCACTCCATTACACTTTTCTCtcattcttcttcctcttcaccCTTCTTGAATCTACCCCAAACCCAGATATTGCACCATTACTAGCTTTCAAATCAGCTTCAGATGAAACAAACTCACTTTACAACTGGAATTCATCAACTAACCCCTGTTCTTGGACTGGTGTATCTTGTCTTAACAATAGGGTGTCAAGACTTGTTCTTGAAGGTCTTAATCTAAAAGGGTCTTTTCAGAATCTGGTGTTTCTCAAAGAGTTGAGAGTATTGAGcttgaaatataataatttttctggTTCTGTTCCGAATCTTTCGAATCTTACTGCTTTGAAGCTGTTGTTTCTTTCACATAATGAGCTTTCTGGGGAGTTCTCTGAGTCGTTAACCTCGCTTTTTAAGCTTTATAGACTTGATCTGTCGTATAATAAGTTTTCCGGTGAGATTCCGGCTAAGGTGAATCGTTTGACACATTTGCTTACTCTTCGTCTCGAAGGAAATGGGTTTTCCGGTGAGATTTCTGGGGTTAATCTACCTAATCTTCAAGAGTTTAACGTTTCCGGTAACAAACTCGTCGGAGAAATACCCGTTTCACTATCTCGTTTCCCGGAATCTGCATTTTTGAAGAACCGGGTTCTTTGTGGTTCTCCGTTGCCTAACTGTACGGCGGAGGTTCCTCGTGAACCGTCGCCGTCGACAGGAGCAATAGCTTCTCCGGTAAGTCCTAAAACTACCGTTGCATCTTCTCCGAGCTCATTGCCGGTGACATCTGCAACTTTGAGTCCTAAAAATACCCATCATAGTAGTGGTAAAATGAGCTCATTAGCAATAATCGCTATCATACTAGGTGATGTGTTGGTTCTGTGTGTTGTGTGTATTTTTCTCTACTGTTTCTTCTGCATTAGGAAAGTTTCTTCACAGAAGAATGGGTCACACATTCTTGAAGGTGAGAAGATTGTATACTCGTCTAGCCCGTATCCTAATACGGGCCAGACGAGTGGGTTCGAGAGAGGAAAAATGGTGTTTTTCGAAGGGGCGAAGAGGTTTGAGCTTGAGGATTTGTTGAGAGCTTCAGCTGAGATGTTGGGAAAAGGAGGATTTGGGACTGCTTATAAGGCTGTGTTGGATGATGGAAATGTTGTGGCTGTGAAAAGATTGAAAGAATTGAATGTTTGTGGGAAAAGAGAATTTGAGCAACAAATGGAAGTTTTAGGAAGACTTAGACACCCAAATTTGGTTAGTTTGAAAGCATATTACTTTGCTAGAGATGAGAAGTTGTTGGTGTATGAGTTCATGACTAATGGCAACTTGTTTTGGCTTCTTCATG GTAACAGAGGGCCTGGAAGAACACCTTTAGACTGGACAACAAGGTTAAAGATTGCAGCCGGAGCGGCTCGAGGGCTAGCCTTCATCCACAACTCATGCAAGTCCCTCAAACTCACTCATGGCAACATCAAATCAACTAACATCCTCATCGACAAGAGCGGCAATGCACGTGTCTCCGACTTCGGTCTAGCCATCTTCGCCACACCATCTTCCGTCCCAAAAACCAACGGCTACCGAGCACCTGAAGTCGCATTGGATGGTCGTAAAATAACTCAAAAGTCCGACATCTACTCATTCGGGGTCCTATTACTTGAACTGCTAACCGGTAAATGCCCTTCAGTCGTGGACAACGGTAGTGGCCTCGCTACCAGCTACGGAGGGGTCTTGGACTTACCAAGATGGGTGCAATCCGTGGTGAGGGAAGAATGGACCGCGGAAGTGTTCGATTTGGAGTTGATGAGGTATAAGGACATTGAGGAAGAAATGGTAGGGCTATTGCAGATAGCTATGGCATGTACTTCAACATCACCAGATCAAAGgcctaaaataaattatgttgtgaAAATGATTGAAGAGTTGAGAGGTGTTGAAGTTTCACCTTCTCATGACACTGCTACTGATTCTGTTTCTGACTCTCCTGCTGTTTCTGAAGATAATACATGTGGTGCAGCTAGTCAGtag
- the LOC107019205 gene encoding glycosyltransferase BC10-like: MKNKNQKFRNLLTIPINMIYLLTFLFFFACGIICGITFNHYFNNYNVNLFQVINGQFLNCSSLNPQPLSPPPLPRSVLLSPPPLPPSPPSPRSIIPQLGLKEYIKPINVEHDMSDEELLWRSSMVPKVKELPFKIQPKVAFMFLTKGPVLLSPLWELFFKGHEGFYSIYVHSHPSYNNSNVDESIIFHGRRIPSKEVDWGKVNMVEAEKRLLANALLDISNQRFVLLSEACIPLFNFSTIYTHLINSNENFVETYDLPGPTGRGRYRSQMSPTIRHPQWRKGSQWFQIDRDLALEVVSDKKYFSVFQKHCMRPCYADEHYLPTFVDMKFKNGNSGRTLTWVDWSKGGPHPARFNRLDITNEFLNKLRNESSCKYNGKKTSICHLFARKFTPHALSRLLMFAPKIMQFNH, encoded by the coding sequence atgAAGAACAAAAACCAAAAATTCAGAAATTTACTCACTATCccaataaatatgatatatctccttacttttttattcttttttgctTGTGGTATAATTTGTGGTATTACTTTCAATCATTATTTCAATAACTATAATGTCAACTTATTCCAAGTTATAAATGGCCAATTTTTAAATTGTTCTTCTTTAAATCCACAACCATTATCACCACCACCATTACCACGATCAGTACTATTATCACCACCACCATTACCACCATCACCACCATCACCGCGATCGATAATTCCTCAATTAGGGTTGAAAGAGTATATTAAGCCAATTAATGTTGAACATGATATGAGTGATGAAGAGTTGTTATGGAGAAGTTCAATGGTGCCAAAAGTTAAAGAGTTACCATTTAAAATACAGCCAAAAGTGGCTTTCATGTTTTTAACAAAAGGGCCAGTTTTGTTATCACCACTTTGGGAGCTATTTTTTAAAGGACATGAaggattttattcaatttatgttCATTCTCATCCTTCTTATAATAATTCAAATGTTGATGaaagtattatttttcatgGAAGAAGAATTCCAAGTAAAGAAGTTGATTGGGGCAAAGTTAATATGGTCGAGGCTGAAAAAAGATTACTAGCTAATGCTCTTCTCGATATCTCTAACCAAAGATTTGTTCTTCTCTCCGAGGCATGCATTCCGTTATTCAATTTCTCTACTATCTACACTCACCTAATAAACTCCAACGAAAATTTCGTTGAGACGTATGACCTGCCCGGCCCAACGGGCCGGGGTAGGTACCGCTCGCAGATGAGCCCGACGATCAGACATCCTCAATGGAGGAAAGGGTCTCAATGGTTTCAAATTGATAGGGATCTCGCCTTGGAGGTTGTCTCAGACAAGAAATATTTCTCGGTTTTTCAAAAACACTGCATGCGCCCGTGCTACGCCGATGAACACTACCTACCAACGTTCGTGGACATGAAATTCAAGAATGGGAATTCGGGCCGGACCTTGACTTGGGTTGACTGGTCGAAAGGCGGGCCCCACCCGGCCCGATTTAATAGACTAGATATAACTAATGAGTTCTTGAACAAGTTGAGGAATGAAAGTAGTTGCAAGTATAATGGTAAGAAGACAAGTATTTGTCACTTATTTGCAAGGAAATTTACTCCACATGCCTTGAGTAGACTCTTGATGTTTGCACCAAAGATTATGCAATTCAACCATTAG
- the LOC107019887 gene encoding glycosyltransferase BC10-like — MKKQNQNSIAMAIKSFNTPINIINLFSSFFLFACGITCGIIFTFYFKNFSVNLQVINGQILNFSSFNSQSLSSPSSSPSSASSSQSIIPRLGLNEYIKPINVEHDMSDEELLWRSSMVPKVKDFPFKIQPKVAFMFLTRGPILLSPLWELFFKGNEGFYSIYIHSNPSYNQSQVDESSIFHGRRIPSKEVEWGKINMVEAEKRLLANALLDISNQRFVLLSEACIPLFNFSTIYTHLMNSTKNFVETYDLPGPVGRGRYHPRMSPTIKLPQWRKGSQWFEMDRDLALEVVSDQTYFSVFKKHCKGSCYADEHFLPTFVSMKFGKRNTGRTLTWVDWSKGGPHPTRFYRSDISVEFLKKLRSESSCEYNGEKISICHLFARKFTPHALSRLLIFAPKVMQFNH; from the exons atgaagaaacaaaatcaaaactcCATAGCAATGGCTATTAAATCATTCAACACtccaataaatattataaatctcttttcttcttttttcttatttgcttGTGGTATAACATGTGGtattattttcactttttatttcaaaaacttTAGTGTTAACTTACAAGTCATCAATGgtcaaattttaaacttttcttcttttaattcacaatcattatcatcaccatcatcatcaccatcatcagcATCGTCATCGCAATCGATAATTCCTCGATTAGGGTTGAATGAGTATATTAAGCCAATTAATGTTGAACATGATATGAGTGATGAAGAGTTGTTATGGAGAAGTTCAATGGTGCCAAAAGTTAAAGATTTTCCATTTAAAATACAGCCAAAAGTGGCTTTCATGTTTTTAACAAGAGGGCCAATTTTGTTATCACCACTTTGGGAGCTATTTTTTAAAGGAAATGAaggattttattcaatttatatacATTCTAATCCTTCTTATAATCAATCACAAGTTGATGAAAGTTCTATTTTTCATGGAAGGAGAATTCCTAGCAAG GAAGTTGAATGGGGTAAAATAAATATGGTTGAGGCTGAAAAAAGATTACTGGCAAATGCTCTTCTCGATATCTCTAATCAAAGATTTGTTCTTCTCTCTGAGGCATGTATTCCCTTGTTCAATTTTTCTACTATCTACACTCACCTAATGAACTCCACGAAAAATTTCGTTGAGACTTATGATCTGCCTGGCCCAGTGGGCCGGGGTCGGTACCATCCACGAATGAGCCCGACGATCAAACTTCCACAATGGAGAAAAGGTTCTCAGTGGTTCGAAATGGACAGAGATCTCGCTTTAGAGGTTGTTTCGGATCAGACGTATTTCTCGGTTTTCAAGAAACACTGTAAGGGCTCGTGCTATGCTGATGAACATTTTTTACCAACTTTTGTAAGTATGAAATTCGGAAAGAGGAATACGGGTCGGACTTTGACTTGGGTCGATTGGTCGAAGGGCGGGCCCCACCCAACCCGTTTTTATAGGTCAGATATAAGTGTGGagtttttgaaaaaacttaGGAGTGAGAGTAGTTGTGAGTACAATGGTGAGAAGATTAGTATTTGTCATTTGTTTGCAAGAAAATTTACACCACATGCTTTGAGTAGATTATTGATTTTTGCACCAAAGGTTATGCAATTTAACCATTAA